DNA sequence from the Phyllopteryx taeniolatus isolate TA_2022b chromosome 14, UOR_Ptae_1.2, whole genome shotgun sequence genome:
TGATAACGATATTGGCGCGAAGAACCTAGCGGAAGACCGGCGGCGACACCATGGTCATCACCGATAGAAACTCGGGCGCGGCCGCGTCCAAGAAGGAGCCGGCGAAGGACAAAAAGCGTCGGGCGTCCCGTCTGCACGGCCTGCCGTCTCCGGCCCTGTGCTGCGCCTGCGGCCTGTGCATCATGCTGGCCGGACTCAACATCACCCTGGTGGGAGTTTTCGCCTTCAGGACCCTGGTGCCTTCCGCCAACCCTTCCATCGTCATCGGACCCATCCTGCTGCTGGTGGCCTTTTCCTTTTTCGGGGCCTGCTGCGTGTGCAGccgcctccctcctcctcctcacagcTCGCGCGGGGCCAAGACGGGCGCTCGGGGCCTGAACCTGATCGGGAACGACGGGCTGGCCGGCGGGGCGGCGTTCGAAATCGAGACCAGCGAGCACACGCTGCAGGACACCACGGCCGTGCAGCTCAGCCCCACGTCCTCCCCGGCGTCCTCCCGGGGATCCGGCTCTGAAAACCAGGCTCCTGACGGGTCTCTGCCCGGCACCTGCCAGCTCTTCACCATGGAGACGGACGGCTCGCCGGATTCTAGCGGGGCGACCTACTCGGCGTCCGCCGCCTCAGGAGGGGAGGTGAGGCTCAACCTGCCTCGAGAAGAAGTGGCCACCTAGACCCAGATCTGGCAGCCTGCGTAACGTCCTTGCCGAGTGTGACTTTCTCCTCTCGTTTACTTGAgcgatttttaaaatgtcagagcACATGACAAGAAAATAACAATCGGCAAGTGTGTTCCTCCTGCTCTTATCGTGTGTGTTGTACTCAAGATGATCAATGCAGCACACCATACACGTAAACAATCTTGAGTGTCCTCCCACCATAAAAAGCCATCAAAAACTTCAGGTGgcttcctgattggctatcGTTCGGCTGACCTCGGTGTTGACCGCGCACATAAAGATTTGAAATTGACTTTGGGTGGGAGATTGAACTGAACGGAATgcaaccggttgccagccaatcgctgggcacacatAGAAAACAacagaacatgccaactccacacaggaaggattcgaacccccaacctcagaactgtgaggcagatgcgttCGATACTCATGCACTGCGTCGCTCACAAGATAATTGCTCAAGGTAATCTTTTCGAGACATCTGACAATCGGGCCTTTGCGGACTCATCGGAAAagggaaaaatgctcaaattcggccCAAATATAGGAATGTGTGTACTCCGCTTaattagggatgggcataataattgaTGAGTTGATTCAttgaacatgaataaaaactagTTTTGGACTGATTTTCTAAGTTGGAATGCGCCGTCACTAACCTACATTAAAGTAGTTGTAAGTAAAACATCATTGCAGTAAATATTCgtatgaaaatgaatggaaaacaaaaagaagtcaCGCTTGCTTTCTTGTGCCGAGCGACAACGTATTCTTATGCCGCTGCGCAAAATAGTCGGTTGCGCAGTGTTCGTAGCCACGAAACCGCGTACGTCAGAAACCGAGGCGCCCCCGTCATACTTTTGCGACCCACCCAATACTGGTTGGCCatccacttttgggtcccaacccaccagttgagaatcactgccatAGCGGATCGGGGCAAAGTAGTTAAATGCCCCAGAGCCATGTCCACATTGTCCAAAGTCTTTATTTCCCACGTTGAACTTTGAACTTCGTAAACCATCTCAAGATTTTGTATGACCgcattgctttttatttggaataTCGTCTGAAAGAAGTTTTCAAGCgccagtgttttttgttgtttttttttgcaaatgtgaaAGATTAGGAGTGACAGGTGGAGTCGAAGTGCACCAGCAGTGACATTTGCCATTTGAATAGCAAATCCATTTTTGATCATGTGATCACGTGAAGGGCACAACGACAGCAGATTCCAATTTGGCCATCTTGTGTCTGTTGATAAAAAGACGTCACTTAAACTGTGTTTTCATTCCTCatatatgtttctttttttttttttttttcaatgggaCGAGGACCGGCCTTCCTTTTTCAGGTCGGACTTTTTGAACACAGCTTCTTGACCGCAAGAAAGCCGACAGCGCTCGCTGTACATCGCATCGACGTGAGATGTCCCGTTGTCACACTTGACTGCCCGGAGACTTTTGAAAGCCTGAAGTCCTGTGAAAGCGACGTTGCCTTAGCTTGAGCTATAAGGATCCAATTAAAGAGGGCTATTTGACAGCAAAAGGGCACGCTCGCTTTGTTTACACACAAATGTTGTTTGCATGGCATTCATTTTGCCTCGCCGACCAAATAAACCTGCACGATGGAAATGAAATTGCTCCCCTCGTGTGCGTCTTTTGATCATCGGATTTGGGATCTTTTATCAGTTACGATTTGATtgtgcagctgtacctaatgaggtgtctcGTGGAGTTGCAGACCTGTACATACCAGCATTCCTACTGTTATCTATTTGCGACAAAGACTTTCTAATTAAAAGTTCTTGCATGTTGACTCGTACGGAAATGAAGGCAGCCTGTTTGTAATCTATACTTACAGtatctactgtactgtatatatgtgtgcgtCTTTATTTCCTAACAACAAGTTGATAAATGTATAAATGGTTGTACGTTTGTAAATAAAAGTGCTCGAAAATGGAGGTACTTGTGCTTTTTTGGGAGTGTTGTTTTTGGGCAACGAGCATTCAAAGTCACATTCGCACTTTTCGGGCACAGGTTACAAAGTCGAGGCCACGGGGCTCAGATCTGGACTGCCGCATCATTCCATGCGGCCCGCTAAAGCACATCATTTGTGTCGACTTCGCATTTCTTGCTCAAATCTCTACCGCAATTACAAATAGTCTCCATTTTTAAAAGAGTTGAGATAGTGACCATTTTTTGTTGCTAAACACCCTTTTAATATACTTTGTCAATTGAACACCAGTTCAACTATTTTCCTTTGACGCCTGATTTCAAAGCTAGTTTAATTTGCCGTGTATGTAATCCTTTTTACAGTCGCCCATAATGCGGCGATTATGCTGTACATTTACATGGTTTGAGAGTCATAATGGCCGTCGGAGGGAAACCGACGTGGACAAAACTGATTTTGACACGCCCGATTTCGAGTCTTCAACGACGCCAGCGTGTCGGAAGTCCTTGGCAGCCAACTTTGGGCGGGAGAAGCAGCATAATTCCCCGGTTGGGCGCCATTTGTCACCTGTGTGCTCTCCCAGTGTTTTTCCGCTCACCCACTCTGCCAGTCAGCCACGCCCACCTATTTCAGGCTCTCCCGATCGCAGCCTCGTTGCCAGATTGTTCGCTACACACCTATGCGAGACTCTCCAGCGCTTTTCCACGGTTTCATCTTCTGGGTGCCCCCGACCTTCCTGCCTTCTCCCGGGGATCCCCTGAGTCTTTTGCCCCCGAACACCCGAACAGTTCTGCCTGAGCATTTAGCCTGTCCCCGTGGCAATTTGGCGCTTTGCAACGACCACAAAGTGTAAGTTCCCCCATTTTGCTATTTGTGGTTTACAGCATATTACCTGAGCCGAGACCCCTTCCCATTCTTCAAACTCTTTAAATCTAGACGTTGACGTTAACTGCTGTTTACCTGTACTTTGACGTTGGCCATGTTGCGACGCACCCGTTTCTTGCTGAACTTGCCGCAGTTGTGATTATAAGTCCATTCCAGAAATTCCTGCGGTCCCGTGTCTCGCATTTGGGTTGTATACACAATCGCGTCAGACGCCAGCCGAACAaggggcacaaataaacaaatgagcATTCacgcttacattcacacctatggacaatttggagtcttcaccGAACCTAACAGCAACGCACGTACACTATCAATCAAAATCACTCCTGATTAATTGGCTGGAAAACAAAAGTAATGTTAAAGATGTCAATCTGTCCCAAATTTTCTTtggaaatcaaaacatttttcacgGGTCATCTGGTTGTATTCATGTCTACCACTAGTTGGCGTCAGAGTTGCATTTATGACGCTCAAGTACGGTTGTTATTTTAAGACAAGCCAGCAGATGTCAGCAGACAAACGTTGTTTTAGGGAGGAGGTGGTACtggatatgttttgtttttgttacacaAGATACAGCTTTCATAGTTTATGTGATGCACGACCCTCAAACGAATTCCctcaaatattgcaaatagcagcTGAGCcttttgttttgtatatttgggACTGGGACAGTCGAGAGATTGGACCTCTGACGTTCCAATCTGGCTTCGGGCGGGCCTTCCTGCgtgtttccatgttctcccccgtgctcGTGTGGGCATTCCGGCTTGCCTCGTCCTCCCAAAATCAAGTTTGATTACAGGCACTCGATTGTCTTGGGCCTGCCTCTCGCTCAAGGTGAGCCGGGCTCCCGCTGACCTGTGACCCGAACGAGGGCGGGCGGGCTTGTGTCGCCGATGAATGGGTGGATGGCGTTAGAGATCTGTCGACCGTTGCAGGTATTTGCAAGGAGCGTACGAAAACCGgatatgtttttatataaacATAGAAAGAAACGAGTTTGCCGTAGCAGATGGTCGCTTGAGGCTGCTGAGTGACTCGCTGAGCCAGGTTGGAAAACTCCGCCAAGATACTGAGCCTGTCACATACCAGCGGCACATAATTGGATTTTCTGTGCTTAAGCTTCAGAGGGGACAATGCATATTTTAGAAAAACACCGACCTAACTCCTCCCCCTGCCCTCATCCCGCATACTTTTCACCTCTGTCAGGTTTATTTAACGTTATGCAAATGACTTCAGGCTGCTGTCAATCGTGCACTACATCAGCCTACGTATTGAGCCCGATGGCCTTGACCGGCCAATAAATGCACATAAAGCATATTATTAAATGTTTAGTCAACTGCAGGTCCACAAAATaagtgagggggggggaaaaaacaacaggtTGACTGGCTTTACGTGAGCAGGTTTGTAGGTGAGGTGACTTGCAGCTCCCAGGAGAATATTAACATGTTTATATTTCTGCTGAGCAAGAGAGAGCTCACACTTTTCTACTGTGgtttggcaataaaaaaaacagaaaaagaaaagatcaaGAGGAATAAAGTGCTGTATGCACGTAGCGGTTTATAATATCGCAACCGACCGACTAAGCCCGACCGCTCTTGAAGTACACCAACACGACACAGCACCGTATCGTGACCGAGCGCCAGTCTCCAAACCAGATGGcgccatgcaaaaaaaaaaaaaatacaaagaagaagaaagagtagtagtaaaagaagaaatagaagccTGTTAGCTTAACTATTAAGTGAAATCAACCCCCGCATTTTCATGGTTCAGCATTTGCAAAAACGTTTGGGCGgtgggggaacctatcctccgttattcaCCCAAGAACTCACCTATTCGCTGTCATAGTGAGTTGAGGTGTTGCATTTACAAAGCGTTACAACTTCTTTGAGCTTGATTTACTCGCATATTTTCACGCTTCATGaaagggctcggtccctatatCCCCCACGAATAGCGGCTGTTCTCTGCACATCGGGGTTGCCAACTCTCTTATTTTGATTTGGCTGAATGACTTGGCTGACACGTTATAATCCTCTATTCATGTGCCGCGACAGCGCAAGCTTCAGGTTGCAGAGTCCGCGGCTTGTTTTGAATCGGAAGGGAGAGAAAGAGCTCAAATTCGGTCCGATTATCGACATGGTCGATAATGTGTGATAATGTGGTTCCCCCTgtggtttgttgttattgataCAGATTTTGTCAAGCCCAGTTGTAAATTTGAAAAGTGGCTTCAGTTCCATTCCGGTCCTGTTGGTGGCATCACTGCACACGCTCAATGGAAATCAAATCATTTTCCAAATTTTCGGGATAATTACAAAAACACAGTTAGAACGCAAACTACTGTAATGGCCTTGGTGTTTCCGTAGAGTCCGTAAAACTGGTTTCATTTGTGCTCGTAACGAGGTCACCGTGGTAGTAAATATCGACACCTTTATTTGCTTCTTGCACAATCCCTCTTTCATGCGTGCCGGTGACTTGGGCTAAAAAAGAATGTTATACAGTAAGCATCGCTCAAGTAATGGCGCAAGCTGCAATAGCTCGATAAAGCGGAAGCAGCTCGACTCCGATGCGTCACATTTGTCACGACGAGCTGCTGCACTCGCACCGGCACAATCGCGAGCACCCCGACCGACCGCCCTCAGAACGAGCACCGCCGCCATCCGCTCCCAACCGGATCCTGGGTTGGTGCGGTGCCGGCCGGATTGTTCCTGTGTGTGAGAACGCGCGAGAGGGGAGGAGGGATGTGGAGTGCAATCAAGCTGAAAAGATTAGGAGAAGACGAGTGACTGAGGGACTTTATGAGAACACACGCGGGTTATATAAGCCTAACCCAGTTCACGCCGCTTCTGCAGCCAGACTGGGAGGGCGCTGGAAGGAGCTGGTGAATCTTTGCGCCGGGACCGATATGAAGCAGGCCCGAATGCTCTGTTGACTCAAATGACAACGCGTGTCGTGTCGTACTTCACGACAGGTGCTTGTAATGTTGCTCAAGTCCAATTCAGGAATGTTTTTGCGAGCGTCATCAAGACGGCGGCCGCAAAATACCCGTCAGGTACTGTCGGAGCGCTTTGTTTGGCCTCAGGGTGCAAAGGTGGCATGTTTAACCCTTGCATAAAGTCATAGTCTACATCCAATTATGAACTACAgatcttttcaaaatgaatgaacagCCTGTCAGGCAAACGCAAAGTGTATTTGTGCACTGTACGTCTTCTGTCCTTGAGGCTTGTGGATGATCATTGTGCTGCTGTTTCACTCTTTTCCTGTTTGGGGGTTCGCCCGCGACACTTCGGCGACCAACAGCTGCGGGAACTTGCGCGAATGTGGTGGCAACACAAACGGTTCTCGGGACGGTTTCAAGCTCCCGTTTGAACATTGGCGCCACGGGCCGCATTGATGCCGTGTCCAATTTCACAGTTTCAAGATTCCCTTTATTCCCTCCTGTGTTAGCAAACACACTGGCAACTCCAAACTCCATTTAgtagacattttaaaatgtctatGTGCGACGATATAcctgactttttgtttgtttgtttttaaatcaaaaccaATAGTGTTCTAAACGTAACGCTGCCTCTGCATCCTAATGTGGCTTAC
Encoded proteins:
- the tmem275a gene encoding transmembrane protein 275, with product MVITDRNSGAAASKKEPAKDKKRRASRLHGLPSPALCCACGLCIMLAGLNITLVGVFAFRTLVPSANPSIVIGPILLLVAFSFFGACCVCSRLPPPPHSSRGAKTGARGLNLIGNDGLAGGAAFEIETSEHTLQDTTAVQLSPTSSPASSRGSGSENQAPDGSLPGTCQLFTMETDGSPDSSGATYSASAASGGEVRLNLPREEVAT